A portion of the Osmia lignaria lignaria isolate PbOS001 chromosome 15, iyOsmLign1, whole genome shotgun sequence genome contains these proteins:
- the Sgf29 gene encoding SAGA-associated factor 29: MPFTADAAASQIQERLKNLYHLVHEIESQRVRSEHNLNSIVKTYEKVTPEDKVSPYYQQKLKNLYNAAIGDSQQEEEILRKALGKINEIRAIRNERRIQARNAGNKETIRRGALMKMLLSTAQTLPLYVGKTPGAKPPPLCGAISAEPTYIAKMGDMVAALVKGSEEEENWILAEVVQFNSAANKYEVDDIDEEQKDRHTLSRRRVVPLPLMRANPETDPHALFPKGSIVMALYPQTTCFYKAVVNQLPTTATEEYEVLFEDATYADGYSPPLNVAQRYVISIKESKKNKSQC, encoded by the coding sequence ATGCCGTTCACGGCGGATGCTGCGGCCAGCCAGATACAGGAGAGGCTGAAGAACCTGTACCATCTGGTACACGAAATCGAGAGTCAACGAGTTCGCTCGGAGCACAATTTAAATAGTATCGTGAAAACGTACGAAAAAGTAACCCCGGAGGACAAAGTGTCTCCCTACTACCAGCAAAAGCTGAAGAATCTCTACAACGCGGCGATAGGCGACTCCCAGCAGGAAGAGGAAATCCTGCGCAAGGCATTGGGAAAGATCAACGAAATTCGCGCGATTAGAAACGAACGACGGATACAGGCCCGTAACGCAGGGAACAAAGAGACGATTCGTCGAGGTGCCTTGATGAAGATGCTGCTGAGTACAGCGCAGACCCTTCCTCTGTACGTGGGCAAGACACCGGGTGCGAAACCGCCACCTCTGTGCGGGGCTATCTCGGCCGAACCCACGTACATCGCGAAAATGGGAGACATGGTGGCGGCTCTGGTGAAGGGATCTGAAGAAGAGGAGAATTGGATCCTAGCTGAAGTGGTGCAGTTCAACTCGGCGGCGAACAAATACGAGGTGGACGACATTGACGAGGAGCAAAAGGACAGGCACACGTTGTCTCGAAGAAGGGTGGTGCCTCTGCCATTAATGAGGGCTAATCCAGAGACCGATCCCCATGCCCTTTTCCCTAAAGGCTCCATCGTTATGGCGCTCTATCCTCAAACGACTTGCTTTTACAAGGCAGTGGTGAACCAACTGCCCACCACCGCCACCGAGGAATACGAAGTGCTGTTCGAGGATGCGACGTACGCGGATGGTTATTCGCCACCATTGAACGTTGCTCAACGTTACGTGATCTCTATCAAGGAGAGCAAGAAGAACAAGAGTCAGTGTTAG